In the Shewanella sp. OMA3-2 genome, one interval contains:
- a CDS encoding DUF406 family protein, with amino-acid sequence MIKKIRQQQQNVNDSCRDCGSVVDIGAVIDEHDTELVLVFKTETAQADAQNMIVKAQNRFDQVNVKVNQLGYEVELILAFSVTVEKMLFQLENGL; translated from the coding sequence ATGATTAAAAAAATTAGACAACAACAGCAGAACGTAAATGACTCATGCCGTGATTGTGGCAGTGTTGTCGATATAGGTGCTGTAATTGATGAACATGATACTGAGCTAGTTTTAGTCTTTAAAACAGAAACGGCTCAAGCAGATGCTCAAAATATGATTGTCAAAGCACAAAATCGATTTGATCAGGTTAATGTTAAGGTTAATCAATTAGGTTATGAAGTTGAGTTAATCTTGGCGTTTTCGGTAACAGTTGAAAAAATGCTGTTCCAATTAGAAAATGGTTTGTAA
- a CDS encoding VC2046/SO_2500 family protein produces MQIESLLVNELQLGGRLNAAVENQRRGEFGLLLAMLSADSSDMAQFQFDKDLTINQKLYKQFQLQQPQKLVDDLSSMTEHVNNGAVFHSQGLRQFHLQQSLSPEAIVIRGKHDDAMVQALGNSSHLVRTKYEGLDTHYEAVEEMHFVEQLERQRQISQTMVKLTA; encoded by the coding sequence ATGCAGATTGAGTCACTACTGGTCAATGAATTACAATTAGGCGGTCGTTTAAATGCGGCTGTCGAGAACCAGCGACGTGGTGAATTTGGTTTACTGCTAGCCATGTTGTCAGCAGACAGCAGTGATATGGCACAATTTCAGTTTGATAAAGACCTCACCATTAATCAAAAGCTCTATAAACAGTTTCAACTACAACAGCCACAAAAGTTAGTCGATGATTTATCCTCCATGACAGAACATGTTAATAATGGCGCTGTTTTTCATTCCCAAGGTTTACGTCAATTTCACTTACAACAAAGCTTATCTCCTGAGGCAATAGTGATACGTGGCAAACATGATGACGCTATGGTCCAAGCATTAGGTAATAGTAGCCATTTGGTGCGTACAAAATATGAAGGGCTAGACACTCACTATGAGGCCGTAGAAGAGATGCATTTTGTGGAACAATTAGAGCGTCAACGACAGATTAGTCAAACGATGGTAAAGCTCACAGCGTAA
- a CDS encoding PLP-dependent cysteine synthase family protein — protein sequence MPTNWVNQAIAKIDADYQRSADTHLIKLDLPQLNGVDIYLKDESTHPTGSLKHRLARSLFLYSLCNGWINQHTTIIESSSGSTAVSEAYFARLIGLPFIAVMPSTTAKKKIQQIEFYGGQCHFVDNSRQIYAQSERLAKELNGHYMDQFTFAERATDWRGNNNIADSIFIQMQREPHPIPHWIVMSPGTGGTSATIGRYIRYQQLSTQLCVVDPENSVFYDYFHSGDKTLTGQKGSKIEGIGRPRVEPSFIAGVVDEMHKVPDGASIATMQWLETLIGRKTGASTGTNLYGALLLATRMQKQGQVGSIVTLICDAGERYLDTYYNPQWIENNIGCFKPFEQQLSEFNQSGLLSPLDC from the coding sequence ATGCCGACTAATTGGGTTAACCAAGCCATTGCTAAGATTGATGCAGACTATCAACGTTCTGCCGATACTCACCTTATAAAACTCGATTTACCACAACTTAACGGCGTTGATATTTATCTTAAAGATGAAAGTACCCACCCTACGGGCAGCTTAAAGCATCGTTTGGCCCGTTCATTATTCTTATATTCCCTGTGTAATGGCTGGATTAATCAACATACAACCATTATTGAATCATCTTCTGGCAGTACAGCAGTATCAGAAGCGTATTTTGCACGTTTAATTGGTTTGCCGTTTATTGCTGTGATGCCCTCAACGACGGCGAAAAAGAAAATTCAACAGATTGAGTTCTATGGTGGTCAATGTCACTTTGTTGATAATAGCAGACAAATATATGCACAATCAGAACGTCTTGCTAAAGAACTAAATGGTCATTACATGGATCAATTCACTTTTGCAGAACGTGCCACAGACTGGCGAGGCAATAACAATATTGCTGACTCGATATTTATCCAAATGCAACGTGAGCCGCACCCTATTCCCCACTGGATTGTGATGAGCCCTGGCACTGGTGGTACCTCCGCCACTATTGGCCGTTATATTCGCTACCAACAATTATCGACTCAACTGTGTGTAGTTGATCCTGAAAACTCGGTTTTTTATGATTATTTTCACAGTGGCGATAAAACACTGACAGGCCAAAAAGGCAGTAAAATTGAAGGCATTGGGCGACCTAGGGTCGAACCATCCTTTATTGCTGGTGTCGTAGACGAAATGCATAAAGTCCCCGATGGAGCATCAATTGCCACTATGCAGTGGTTAGAAACCTTGATAGGTCGAAAAACGGGGGCATCAACAGGGACAAACTTATATGGTGCATTACTGTTGGCCACGCGAATGCAAAAACAAGGGCAAGTGGGCTCTATTGTGACTTTGATTTGTGATGCGGGGGAAAGATACCTAGATACTTACTATAATCCCCAATGGATTGAGAACAATATCGGTTGCTTTAAACCGTTTGAACAACAGCTCAGTGAATTTAATCAAAGTGGATTACTCAGTCCATTGGATTGCTAA
- the queE gene encoding 7-carboxy-7-deazaguanine synthase QueE, with the protein MNYPVNEVFETIQGEGAFTGVPALFVRLQGCPVGCSWCDTKQTWDVLVENKVSPEQVIAVDGTIGRWANHDGMSLIAAFSRKKYTAKHVVITGGEPCLYDLTELTNQLIGSGYSVQIETSGTFEVLCHQDAWVTVSPKINMKGGYKVLSQALTRANEIKHPIATDKHIEELDDLLKDIDVEGKTICLQPISQKPRATALAMKVCIERNWRLSIQMHKYLDID; encoded by the coding sequence ATGAATTATCCAGTTAATGAAGTGTTTGAAACGATTCAAGGTGAAGGGGCTTTTACCGGTGTGCCCGCACTCTTTGTTCGTTTACAAGGCTGTCCGGTCGGGTGCTCTTGGTGTGACACTAAACAAACTTGGGATGTACTCGTTGAGAACAAGGTGTCACCTGAACAAGTCATCGCGGTTGATGGCACCATTGGCCGCTGGGCCAATCATGACGGCATGAGTCTTATAGCGGCATTTAGTCGTAAAAAGTATACTGCAAAACATGTGGTGATTACTGGTGGTGAACCTTGCTTGTATGATTTAACTGAGCTAACTAATCAATTAATTGGCTCAGGCTATAGCGTTCAAATTGAAACATCAGGAACTTTTGAGGTGCTTTGCCATCAAGATGCCTGGGTTACCGTGTCACCTAAAATCAATATGAAGGGCGGTTACAAGGTATTAAGCCAAGCATTAACACGTGCAAATGAAATTAAACACCCAATCGCCACAGATAAACATATTGAAGAGCTTGATGATTTACTAAAAGATATTGATGTAGAAGGTAAAACTATCTGCTTACAACCTATTAGCCAAAAGCCACGCGCGACAGCATTGGCGATGAAAGTATGTATTGAGCGGAACTGGCGTTTGTCGATTCAAATGCATAAATACTTGGATATTGATTAA
- the queC gene encoding 7-cyano-7-deazaguanine synthase QueC, with amino-acid sequence MSQSSLPSKALVVFSGGQDSTTCLIQALTEYDEVHGITFDYGQRHKQEIDVAKALATQLNLVSHKVLDTTLLNELAISALTRDAIPVSHELMNNGLPNTFVPGRNILFLTLAGVYAYQLGCDAIITGVCETDFSGYPDCRDEFVKSMQHTLALGMDKPLKIITPLMWLNKAETWALADKYKQLDLVKQQTLTCYNGIIGDGCGDCPSCLLRQRGLNDYLQNQQQVMQSLNAKMQSST; translated from the coding sequence ATGTCTCAATCTTCATTGCCAAGCAAAGCATTAGTCGTCTTCAGTGGTGGTCAAGACTCAACCACCTGCCTTATTCAAGCGTTAACCGAATATGATGAAGTACATGGTATTACCTTTGATTATGGCCAGCGCCACAAACAAGAAATTGATGTAGCCAAAGCTCTGGCAACACAACTTAACTTAGTCAGCCATAAAGTTTTAGACACCACACTGTTAAACGAGTTAGCCATTTCAGCATTAACCCGAGATGCTATTCCAGTGTCTCACGAATTAATGAATAACGGTTTACCTAATACTTTTGTTCCCGGGCGAAATATCTTATTTCTCACGCTAGCTGGCGTATATGCTTATCAACTCGGCTGTGATGCCATTATTACGGGTGTATGTGAAACAGACTTTTCGGGCTATCCAGACTGCAGAGATGAATTTGTTAAATCAATGCAACACACTTTAGCCTTAGGCATGGATAAACCATTAAAAATCATTACCCCATTGATGTGGCTTAACAAAGCTGAAACATGGGCTTTAGCTGATAAATACAAACAATTAGATCTCGTTAAACAGCAAACACTGACTTGCTATAACGGTATCATTGGTGACGGTTGTGGCGATTGCCCATCGTGTTTATTGCGTCAACGCGGATTAAATGATTATCTACAAAATCAACAACAAGTTATGCAGTCATTGAACGCTAAAATGCAGTCATCGACATAG
- the trhA gene encoding PAQR family membrane homeostasis protein TrhA, producing MHEKLDILTAEQILNNAPDYSIKEELANGLSHGFGVIAGLFGLVLMLTNAREDLSTIQLAGVIIYGISIIALFLSSTLYHTSRTPVWRKRFKMADHCTIYTLIAGTYTPLMLIALQDDSALIILTIIWSIALGGIVFKTLFIGRFKALSLFLYLLMGWLCVTVMQDLIANMSELTFNLLIIGGLFYSLGVIFYANKKIPYNHAIWHMFVLGGAFSHFLCVYFLVTN from the coding sequence ATGCACGAAAAATTAGACATTCTTACTGCAGAACAAATACTTAATAATGCTCCCGATTATAGCATTAAAGAGGAATTAGCTAATGGGTTATCTCACGGATTCGGCGTTATTGCGGGTTTATTTGGCCTGGTGTTAATGTTAACCAATGCTAGAGAAGACTTGTCTACCATTCAGCTTGCGGGTGTCATTATTTATGGTATCAGTATCATAGCGTTATTTTTATCATCCACCCTGTATCACACTAGCCGTACACCTGTATGGCGAAAACGTTTTAAAATGGCTGACCACTGTACCATATATACGCTTATTGCAGGTACTTACACTCCGCTGATGTTGATTGCTTTACAAGATGATAGCGCGTTAATCATATTAACGATAATCTGGAGTATTGCATTAGGAGGAATTGTATTTAAAACTTTGTTTATTGGTCGATTCAAAGCGCTCAGTCTATTTTTATACCTATTAATGGGCTGGCTTTGCGTTACTGTCATGCAAGACCTTATTGCTAATATGTCAGAGTTAACCTTTAATCTATTGATCATAGGTGGATTATTTTATAGCTTAGGGGTAATTTTTTATGCCAATAAAAAAATTCCCTATAATCATGCCATTTGGCATATGTTTGTTCTCGGTGGGGCTTTTTCACATTTCCTGTGTGTGTATTTTCTGGTCACAAATTAA
- a CDS encoding MGMT family protein, protein MYSDYKHSDEHQWQAKDKIAFVIKMIPEGKVLPYGKVADLAGLPGRARYVSRALKLAPSTANLPWHRVINAAGRISFPQNTLLFQQQTELLRLENIEVNNGKIPLSKYLWQPDLVTLVMTLPF, encoded by the coding sequence ATGTATTCTGATTATAAGCATTCTGATGAGCATCAATGGCAAGCAAAGGATAAAATTGCTTTTGTTATCAAAATGATACCTGAAGGGAAAGTACTTCCTTATGGCAAGGTTGCCGATCTTGCTGGCTTACCTGGACGAGCAAGATATGTATCACGCGCACTCAAGCTTGCTCCATCAACCGCTAATTTACCTTGGCATAGGGTAATTAACGCTGCTGGACGAATTTCGTTTCCCCAAAACACCCTTTTATTTCAACAACAAACTGAATTATTGCGATTAGAGAACATTGAAGTGAACAATGGCAAGATTCCATTGTCCAAGTATTTATGGCAACCTGACTTAGTCACATTAGTCATGACACTTCCGTTTTAG
- a CDS encoding DUF3108 domain-containing protein — protein sequence MQTTLLKSQSTYQLLSPLMVCLMMASFSATSSTLATDPILTSKISATDNIQNVAQETILLPLTPHTAQYKAYYGSIELGDAKYTLPATDSGYYNYLFESEVGLLMLSDERKLQSDFTLENGKLTPFRYVHERTGTGSDYTEQTAFAKSQNFIHTIYKQQALKLDYQELIFDPLMVQLQFRMDVIGNKRPLNYKMVKEKEVDEYDFKIIGNETITVAGGTFETVKFEVVRDSTKRQTFFWMAPKLAYLPIRLSHFSKGSKQLDIQLATYHFDKPLTDVPSLDIAHEHKIFNAYMAEKSLLEQGDTAKKVITDDEDFPDVSQDNISEREILEIKKMVID from the coding sequence TTGCAAACTACTCTTTTAAAATCACAGTCAACTTATCAACTTCTGTCGCCATTAATGGTTTGTTTAATGATGGCCTCTTTTAGTGCAACCAGCAGTACTCTTGCAACAGATCCCATTTTAACCAGTAAAATATCGGCAACAGATAACATCCAAAATGTCGCTCAAGAGACCATTTTATTACCACTGACGCCGCACACAGCGCAGTACAAGGCTTATTATGGCAGTATTGAATTAGGTGATGCTAAATATACCCTGCCAGCTACTGATAGCGGCTATTATAATTATCTATTCGAAAGCGAAGTTGGGCTACTGATGTTGTCTGATGAACGTAAACTACAAAGTGATTTCACCCTTGAGAACGGTAAACTGACCCCCTTTAGATATGTACATGAAAGAACGGGAACAGGCAGTGATTACACCGAACAAACCGCTTTTGCTAAATCACAAAATTTTATCCATACCATTTATAAACAACAAGCGCTGAAGTTAGATTATCAGGAATTAATATTTGACCCTTTAATGGTTCAATTACAGTTTAGAATGGATGTCATAGGTAATAAAAGACCACTTAACTATAAAATGGTTAAAGAAAAAGAAGTTGATGAATATGACTTTAAAATCATTGGTAATGAAACCATCACAGTGGCTGGCGGTACTTTTGAAACAGTAAAATTTGAAGTGGTTCGTGATAGCACCAAAAGACAAACCTTTTTCTGGATGGCACCTAAGCTTGCTTATTTACCGATTAGACTAAGCCATTTCTCTAAAGGCAGTAAACAACTTGATATTCAACTTGCTACATACCATTTCGATAAACCATTAACGGATGTACCTAGTTTAGATATTGCCCATGAACACAAGATATTCAACGCCTATATGGCAGAGAAATCTCTATTAGAGCAAGGTGACACAGCTAAAAAAGTCATAACAGATGATGAGGATTTTCCTGATGTCAGCCAAGATAACATTAGCGAGAGAGAGATTTTAGAAATTAAAAAAATGGTGATTGATTAA
- a CDS encoding class II glutamine amidotransferase: MCELLAMSANVPTDIVFSFTGLAERGGVTGPHVDGWGITFYEGKGNRTFKDARPSSQSHIAQLIKSYPIKSEIVVSHIRQANRGGVSLENTHPFTRELWGRYWTYAHNGQLSAYEQKFTSSRFQAVGDTDSEMAFCWILEQVLQRFGNTAPENMNAVFEYIAKLADEIRTLGVFNMILSDGIDLMAYCTNNLCHITRRAPFGKATLIDTDVVIDFQKETTPNDIVTVIATRPLTNNEQWQVLSAGDWRLFRRGDIRIEHTAI, from the coding sequence ATGTGCGAATTGCTTGCTATGAGTGCCAATGTACCCACTGATATTGTGTTTAGTTTCACCGGTCTTGCTGAACGTGGCGGTGTCACTGGGCCACATGTTGACGGTTGGGGTATTACTTTTTATGAAGGTAAAGGTAATCGTACCTTTAAAGATGCTCGACCAAGCAGTCAATCTCATATCGCCCAACTCATAAAGTCATACCCGATTAAAAGTGAAATCGTGGTGAGTCATATTAGACAAGCTAATAGAGGAGGGGTGTCATTGGAGAATACTCATCCATTTACCCGTGAATTATGGGGACGCTACTGGACCTATGCACATAATGGTCAGCTAAGTGCATATGAGCAAAAATTTACTTCCAGTCGTTTTCAAGCCGTTGGTGATACGGACAGTGAAATGGCATTTTGTTGGATACTTGAGCAAGTCTTGCAGCGCTTTGGTAACACGGCACCCGAAAATATGAATGCGGTGTTTGAGTACATAGCTAAACTGGCAGATGAGATCCGCACCCTAGGGGTATTTAATATGATTTTAAGCGATGGCATTGATTTAATGGCCTATTGCACCAACAATTTATGTCATATCACTCGTCGAGCCCCCTTTGGTAAAGCAACTCTTATTGATACCGATGTTGTGATTGATTTTCAAAAAGAAACTACCCCGAATGATATTGTTACTGTGATAGCCACTAGACCGCTGACTAATAATGAGCAGTGGCAAGTACTTTCTGCTGGTGACTGGAGGCTATTTAGACGCGGTGATATTCGGATTGAACATACTGCTATTTAA
- the fadE gene encoding acyl-CoA dehydrogenase FadE: protein MTTLFLIIAMIFVLGTMSYLRVSLVTTTIAAAVVLGVGSAMDIVGTITWVVFLVMALPFNIKSFRQNFISRPLLKVYRGIMPEMSTTEKEAIEAGTTWWEADLFAGNPNWSKLHNYPQSRLTADEQAFLDGPVEEVCKMVNHHMVSHELGDLPQEVWQFLKDHGFFAMIIKKKYGGLEYSAFAQSRVLQKLAGVSSELASTVGVPNSLGPGELLQHYGTTEQQDHYLPRLAKGLEVPCFALTSPEAGSDAGSIPDFGIVCKGEFEGEEVLGMKLTWNKRYITLAPVATVLGLAFKLRDPDGLLGDKQELGITCALIPTNIPGVETGRRHFPLNCMFQNGPTRGEEVFVPLSFIIGGPEMAGQGWRMLVECLSVGRGITLPSNSAGGVKTAAIATGAYARIRRQFKLPIGKLEGIEEPMARLGGNAYLMDAVTSLTTTAIDLGEKPSVISAIVKFHLTDRMQKCIIDAMDIHGGKGVCLGPNNYLGRGYQAAPIAITVEGANILTRAMIIYGQGAIRCHPYVLTEMESAFDTDAARGLTTFDDAIFGHIGFAISNFIRSFWMGLTGARFSNAPYSDKTKRYYQQMNRFSANLALLSDLAMATLGGNLKRKERISARLGDLLSQLYLVSATLKRYQDEGRLTEDLPLVQWAVEDSLYKLQDSLDDLLNNFPMGLGYVLRLVIFPFGRPVKRPTDVMDHKVAKIMQTPCASRDRLGKGQFFTNCENNAVGIQEQTFIDILACEPLYDKVCKAAGKRLPFMWLDKIAAEGKALGILSEAEIALLERAEIGRMKSINVDDFDTEELRANIKVPAKQEKAA, encoded by the coding sequence GTGACCACCCTATTTTTGATCATCGCGATGATCTTTGTGCTCGGCACAATGTCTTACCTCAGGGTATCGCTTGTCACCACCACAATAGCTGCTGCTGTTGTTTTAGGTGTTGGTAGCGCCATGGACATCGTTGGTACTATTACATGGGTTGTATTCCTTGTAATGGCATTACCTTTTAACATCAAATCATTTAGACAGAATTTTATCAGCCGTCCGCTGCTTAAAGTGTACCGCGGTATCATGCCTGAAATGTCTACTACTGAAAAAGAAGCCATTGAAGCGGGTACTACTTGGTGGGAAGCGGATTTGTTCGCTGGTAATCCTAACTGGAGTAAACTACACAACTACCCACAATCTCGCCTTACCGCAGACGAACAAGCCTTCCTAGATGGCCCTGTTGAAGAAGTGTGTAAAATGGTTAATCACCATATGGTATCGCATGAACTTGGCGATTTACCGCAAGAAGTGTGGCAATTCCTAAAAGACCATGGATTCTTTGCGATGATCATCAAAAAGAAATACGGTGGTTTAGAGTATTCTGCTTTTGCACAATCTCGCGTATTACAGAAGCTAGCCGGTGTCAGCAGCGAACTTGCATCTACAGTCGGCGTACCTAACTCATTAGGCCCTGGCGAGTTATTACAGCACTATGGTACTACAGAGCAGCAAGACCATTATTTACCTCGCTTAGCTAAAGGCTTAGAAGTGCCTTGTTTCGCACTTACCAGCCCAGAAGCTGGCAGTGACGCAGGCTCAATTCCAGATTTTGGTATTGTATGTAAAGGCGAGTTTGAAGGTGAAGAAGTACTGGGTATGAAGCTAACATGGAACAAGCGTTATATTACGCTTGCACCAGTTGCAACTGTGCTTGGCCTAGCATTTAAACTACGCGATCCAGATGGGTTATTAGGTGATAAACAAGAACTTGGTATTACCTGTGCTTTAATTCCTACTAATATTCCGGGTGTAGAAACCGGTCGCCGTCACTTCCCACTTAACTGTATGTTCCAAAATGGTCCTACACGTGGTGAAGAAGTGTTTGTGCCATTAAGCTTTATTATTGGTGGGCCAGAAATGGCTGGCCAAGGCTGGCGTATGCTGGTTGAGTGTTTATCAGTGGGTCGTGGTATTACATTACCATCGAACTCTGCCGGTGGTGTAAAAACAGCTGCCATCGCTACTGGTGCCTACGCACGTATTCGTCGTCAATTTAAATTGCCGATTGGTAAATTAGAAGGCATTGAAGAGCCAATGGCACGTTTAGGCGGCAATGCATACTTAATGGATGCAGTCACTAGCTTAACAACCACTGCTATCGATTTAGGTGAAAAGCCATCTGTTATTTCAGCCATTGTTAAATTCCACCTGACCGACAGAATGCAGAAATGTATTATCGATGCTATGGATATCCATGGCGGTAAAGGTGTATGTTTAGGCCCAAATAATTATTTAGGCCGTGGCTATCAAGCAGCTCCTATCGCGATTACGGTTGAAGGTGCGAATATTCTCACCCGTGCAATGATCATTTATGGTCAAGGGGCTATTCGTTGTCATCCTTACGTATTAACAGAAATGGAGTCGGCGTTTGACACTGATGCAGCACGAGGTTTAACCACCTTTGATGATGCAATATTTGGTCATATTGGTTTTGCTATCTCTAATTTTATTCGCAGTTTCTGGATGGGATTAACAGGTGCTCGTTTCTCTAATGCGCCTTACTCAGATAAGACTAAACGTTACTATCAACAGATGAACCGCTTCAGTGCTAACTTAGCCTTGCTGTCTGATTTAGCAATGGCGACTTTAGGTGGTAACCTTAAACGTAAAGAACGTATTTCTGCTCGTTTAGGTGACTTATTAAGCCAGTTATATCTTGTGTCAGCAACATTGAAACGTTATCAAGATGAAGGCCGTTTAACTGAAGACTTACCTTTAGTTCAGTGGGCTGTTGAAGATTCGTTGTATAAACTACAAGACTCTTTAGATGACTTACTTAACAACTTCCCTATGGGATTAGGTTATGTACTGCGTTTAGTTATTTTCCCATTCGGTCGTCCAGTTAAACGTCCTACTGATGTAATGGATCACAAAGTGGCTAAAATAATGCAAACACCTTGTGCAAGCCGTGATCGCTTAGGTAAAGGTCAGTTCTTTACTAACTGTGAAAACAACGCTGTCGGTATTCAAGAGCAAACCTTTATCGATATTTTAGCTTGTGAGCCTTTATACGATAAAGTGTGTAAAGCGGCAGGTAAACGACTCCCTTTCATGTGGCTTGATAAAATTGCTGCTGAAGGTAAAGCATTGGGTATTCTAAGTGAAGCTGAAATTGCATTACTAGAACGTGCTGAAATTGGTCGTATGAAGTCTATCAATGTTGATGATTTTGACACAGAAGAACTACGTGCCAATATCAAGGTACCCGCTAAGCAAGAAAAAGCTGCTTAA
- a CDS encoding PaaI family thioesterase, with amino-acid sequence MNIRQMTGLQIMQAMLAGDLPAPSITKTMPMKAVAVSEGEITFEATADERHLNPMGGVHGGFAATVLDSATACAVHSALPAGASYATIDLNVKMVRPVPKNQPVIAVGKLVNLSTSLAISEARLTDQQGRLLATATASCMVSR; translated from the coding sequence ATGAATATACGTCAAATGACAGGCCTGCAAATCATGCAAGCCATGTTAGCGGGTGATCTGCCCGCCCCTTCAATCACCAAAACAATGCCAATGAAAGCCGTTGCCGTCAGCGAGGGAGAAATAACCTTTGAAGCAACAGCAGATGAGAGGCACCTTAATCCTATGGGTGGAGTACATGGCGGCTTTGCCGCTACAGTACTTGATTCAGCTACGGCTTGCGCGGTTCATTCTGCACTGCCAGCTGGCGCAAGCTACGCCACTATCGACTTGAATGTTAAGATGGTTAGACCTGTACCCAAAAATCAACCGGTAATTGCCGTAGGTAAGCTAGTTAATTTGAGCACCAGTTTAGCGATATCTGAAGCAAGGCTGACCGATCAGCAAGGTCGATTGCTTGCAACGGCTACTGCAAGTTGTATGGTAAGCCGTTAG